From the genome of Candidatus Neomarinimicrobiota bacterium, one region includes:
- a CDS encoding peptidase MA family metallohydrolase, producing MEPHPSDSVITTGSVASSLGNFTLHFPADYPVEVETYLRELTVDVTLALVSRFGPVEPAPFQLMIVDSRAQLEKWVGGKLPTWIHAVAREHPPMVVVLGPATEVAEPISHRFEQILLHELTHVYLYRLYPSRNGERLPGWFHEGLAVHVSGGLDRGLHQALVRGRLTGRFYTLDQLDRIYHTSSVLSELAYAQSVVAVQTMEDFYGQGVFRSLFDEIRGGLPFPAAFAQIGGEPLEEFQARYQAALRRRYNILLVLADPGVLFILLPLLLLTAYLIKLWRNRAIAARWAAEDIGGGDRPGNLAPPDDNHQVNGWE from the coding sequence GTGGAGCCACATCCATCGGATTCGGTTATCACCACCGGGTCTGTCGCCAGTTCGCTGGGGAATTTTACACTTCATTTCCCGGCTGATTATCCGGTGGAGGTGGAGACATATCTCCGGGAATTGACCGTGGATGTGACCCTGGCCCTCGTCAGTCGGTTTGGCCCAGTGGAGCCGGCCCCTTTTCAATTGATGATTGTGGATTCCCGGGCCCAGCTGGAAAAATGGGTGGGCGGTAAGCTACCTACATGGATTCATGCTGTGGCCCGGGAACATCCCCCAATGGTTGTAGTGCTGGGACCCGCTACCGAGGTAGCTGAGCCGATCAGCCACCGATTTGAACAGATCCTGCTCCACGAGTTGACTCACGTCTACCTCTATCGTCTCTATCCCAGCCGTAATGGTGAGCGCTTGCCCGGTTGGTTCCATGAGGGGTTGGCCGTCCACGTCAGTGGTGGCCTGGATCGGGGTCTGCACCAGGCCCTGGTCCGGGGCCGGCTCACCGGGCGGTTCTATACCCTGGACCAGCTGGACCGGATTTACCACACCTCGTCCGTACTCAGCGAGCTGGCCTATGCCCAGTCCGTAGTTGCGGTCCAGACCATGGAAGATTTTTATGGCCAGGGGGTATTCCGGTCTCTTTTTGATGAGATTCGCGGTGGACTGCCTTTCCCTGCGGCCTTTGCGCAGATAGGGGGGGAGCCACTGGAGGAGTTTCAGGCCCGCTACCAGGCGGCGCTGAGACGGCGCTATAATATTCTCCTGGTGCTGGCTGATCCCGGCGTTCTGTTTATCCTGTTGCCACTGCTGTTATTGACAGCCTATCTAATAAAATTATGGCGTAATCGGGCTATTGCTGCCAGGTGGGCCGCTGAAGATATTGGAGGCGGTGATCGTCCAGGGAACCTGGCCCCACCTGATGATAACCACCAGGTGAATGGGTGGGAATAA